The region GAGAGCTTCCCCGACCTGGCGCGCCAGGCCATCATCACGGCTTTCCTGCACAAGAACCCACGCCTGTGGGACGACGACGACCAGTCGCTCGACCAGCTGGCCGCCAATGACGACGGCGACGACGATCACGACGAAGACGAAGCCACCGACGATTTCGCCCAGATGTTTGACCAGGATGGAGATGACCATGGCCGATAACACGGAACAAAAGAGCAATCTTCCCGCGCTGACGAAACAGGTCACGGAATTGGTGCTGTCCGGTTCGCTGGGCCACGCCGAGCAGGCGTTTGCCGACGCGGCCGACCAGTATGGCGATCTGGCCGTGGTGGAAGTGCTGAGCGCCATCCCGCCGCAGGTGACGGCCCTGCACCTGGCCGGCTTTGATGGCGGCAAGATGTCGCTGGCCACCCTGCTGGTGCCGCCAAAAGCCTGGGCCGACAGCCTGGCCTTCATCGCCGCCACCTGGAGCGACGACCAGATCGAGGACGATCCGGAACGCATCGCCGAGTCGCTGTTCGCGCACATCCACGGCGTGGTGTTTTCCACCGACGACGCCGAGCGCCGCCGCGAGCTGCTGCTGGAAGCATCGGCCACCGACTGGGGCGCCACGGCGTTCGCCATCCTGTTCTCGATGGCGCCGAAGGAAATCCTCGAAGTGGCGGGCGAGATCGTCATCAAGGGACCGTATGTGACGGGCGTGACCTCGTCCGACAACGACGTCGTGCCGCTGGCCATCGAGCTGGCGCAAGCGAATGAAGACGGCTGGGACCGCTCGCTGTTCGAACTGTTCCCCGACTTCCGCCACAGCGCCGACCTGGCCGACGCGGAATATTCGGACGACCCGGACGAAGAGCCGACCATGTTGCAGCGCAGCACCAAGGAATTGCTGTACCGCCTGCGCAAACAAGTGCCGAGCACGCGCAGCGCGCCACGCTCCAGCACGCGCCGCAGCCTGGGCACGGGCATTTTCTCGTAATGAAAGCAGGGAACGTCTAATGCTGCCAGCAATTGTTGTAGAGAATCTTCCGCGCCTGGTGCGCGCCATCAAACTGTTGCCAGGCGACCCGCGCGAAGACGCGGCCTTGAACCTGGCCGACGAATTGACGGGCATCACGGCCATGGTGGCCGAGAAGTTCACGAATGAACGCACGGCCGACGGCATCCAGAAAGCGCTGTTCCTGACGGTGGGTGGCGTCTCGCTGGGTCTGGAACAGGCCGTCACGCATGAAGGCGACCAGGCCGCCCTCGACTTCCTCGTCGAACACGGCGCCGAGCACGCATTCCAGGTGGGCTTCCGCCTGATCAAGGAATTGTCGCAGCTGCCCGAAGACGCCCTCGTCGGTGAATACGACCAGGACCCCGTCTACCTGCAGCGCCGCCTGCGCGAGCTGTTCATCGATATTTGCCAGGCCGACCCGAACCAGAACTGGGCCGGCTATGAAAAGTATGCCGTGCAGTTGCAACAGCGCAAGGAAGTGCAAGCCGTCGTGCGCCTGGCCGGCTGGCTGCGCCGCCACCATGACAACGGTCCCGTCAGCGACAGCGACTTGAATGCCGAGGGCGTCATCGCCCTGGCCATCATCTTCGCCATCGAAGGCGGGGGACGCATCATCGCGCGCACGGGCCAGAAGGAGTTTGAACGCTTCGTGCGTTCCGTGCGCAAGAACAAGCCCGACTTCGAGGAAGGCTGGGCCGCCCTGGTGGCCAAGGTGCCCGTGCAGCACCATCCCGTGTTGCTCGACCGCATAGAGTCGTACCGCCGCAGCTGCACCGTCGTGCATAAAATCCTCACGCGGGCCAGCATGAAGAGCCTGTTCGAGGACCTGGAAAATTATGCGGGTTCGGAGCTGGATGCGGATTATTCGTGACCTGCGACTTGACGCATGCGATTGTCGGATTACGGCCTGCGGCCTAATCCGACCTACGCCGACCTACGCCGACCTCATCGGCCTATTCTTTCTCTTCCATGGCCGCTTCTTCGGCCAGTTTTACAAACGCCGCCACCAGCGGCGACGTCTCTTCTTCCCTTTGTGCAAGTAATAAGCTGGTGGTCGCCTGCGGGTCGGCGATGGGGCGGTAGCACACGCCATCCATGCGGATGCGGTCGAACGAGGCAGGCAGCACGGAAATGCCGCAGCCGGCCGCCACCAGGCCGATGATGGTTGACGCTTCGCCCGCTTCCTGCGCCACCTGGGGCACGAAGCCGGCCGCCTTGCACAGGCGGAAGATCTGCGGATAAATCCCCGTGCCCGCATCCTTGGGGTACATGACAAAGCCTTCGCCCGCCATGTCGGCGATGGCAATCGCATCCTTGGCCGCCAGCGCATGGGCGACGGGCAAGACGAGGAACAGCGGATCCTGGCGCAATTGCGTCAGCTTGATATCCGATGGATACGTCGTTTCCGGCGGGCGCACGAAGCCCAGGTCCATGGTGCGGCCGCTGATCGCTTCCAGTTGATGCAGGGTCGCCATTTCGTGCAGGGTCAAGGTGACGTGCGGAAACTGCTGGCGGTAGCGGTTGATGACGGTGGCGAAGTAGGGCGTGAACGGCGTGGAAAACGTAAAACCGATGCGCAATTCGCCCGCTTCACCCCGCTGTGCCCGGCGCGCCGTGACGGCCGCCTGTTCCGACAGGGCCAGGATGCGCCGCGCATCGTCGAGGAACAGGCGGCCTGCTTCTGTCAGGCGCACGGAGCGCTTGTTGCGCTCAAACAACTGCGCACCCAATTCCGCTTCCAGCGCCTGGATCTGCTGGCTCAGCGGCGGCTGGCCGATGTGCAGGCGCTCGGCCGCGCGCGTGAAGTGCAGCTCTTCGGCGACGGCGACAAAGTAACGCAGGTGGCGCAGTTCCATATTCGTCCAGTAATCGTTTTAAAGTATGAGCTGGGCCTTGAATATATATTGGACGATATGAGTTGGCAATCCTAAGATGAAGAATCGCTCCTTCTTCGAAACACGGCCATGTCTGATTCATCGCTTGCCTTTGCCCCCGCTGCCCCATCCGCCATTCCGGTTTCTGCTCCTGTTCCCCGCACGGCCATCGCCAAGAGTTCCATCGAATTCAAGCGCAGCAACCGCGCCCTGTTCTTCGGCGGCTTTTCCACCTTCAGCTTGCTGTATTGCATCCAGCCCCTGTTCCCGCTGCTGTCGCAGCAGTTTCATCTGACGCCGGCGCAAAGCAGCTGGTCCTTGTCCGTGTCGAGCGGCTTGCTGGCCATTTCCTTGGTGTTGCTCAGCGCCGTGTCGGACCGGGTCGGCCGCAAGCCCTTGATGGTGGCGTCGATGTTTTCCGCCGCGATACTCACGATTTTGTCCGCCTTCGCGCAGGATTATGCGCAACTGCTGGCCATCCGTGCCGCGCTGGGTGTCGCCTTGGGCGGCATGCCGGCCGTGGCCATGGCGTACCTGGGCGAGGAAATCGAGGGGCCGTCTCTGGGCCTGTCGATGGGCTTGTATATTGCGGGCAGCGCGTTTGGCGGCATGTCGGGACGCTTGATCGCTTCCATGCTCAGCGATTTCCTGTCGTGGCGCTGGGCCCTGGGCGTGCTGGGCGTGGCCGGCGTGCTGGCGGCGGCGGAATTCTGGCGCAGCCTGCCCGCATCGAAAAATTTCGTGCCCAGTACCAAGGGTTGGCATGCCTTGCCGCACGCGATAAAACAGCATTTTTCCGACCGGGGCTTGCCGTGGCTGTTCTGCCTGGCGTTCGTGCTGATGGGCTGTTTCGTCAGCCTGTATAACTACATCGGCTACCGCCTGCTGGCCGCGCCATTTGGCTTGCGCCAGAGCACAGTCGGCTTGCTGGCCTTCCTGTACCTGATCGGTATCTTCAGTTCCGTCTGGGCCGGGCGCCTGGTGGATCGGCTGGGACGCCGGGGCGTGCTGTGGATTATGCTGTCGGTGATGTTGTCCGGTATTTTATTGACCCTGTTCGATTCGCTGCCGCTGATCGTCATCGGCATGGCGCTGGCCACCTTCGGCTTCTTTGCTTCGCACTCGATCGCCAGCAGCTGGGTCAGCCGCCGCGCCCGCGCACCGCAGGCCCTGGCCTCGGCTTTCTATCTGCTGTTCTATTACCTGGGATCGAGCCTGATCGGTTCCGCCTCGGGCATGATGTGGGGCTTCGATGGCTGGACGGGCGTGATCATCATGCTGGGCCTGTGCCTGGGAGGCGGCGTGCTGATCGCCTTGCGCCTGCGCCATCTGCAGCCGCTGGGGGCGCGCGAAGCGGTGGGCTGAGGCGGCTATTTGGGGCAGTTGCCGATCATCGTTTCCCCCTGCTTGCCCGCGCGCGTGGTCACGCACAGGCTGCCCAGCGCGCTGGTGATCTTGTAGGTGCGGCTGCCCTTGGCCTCATTCGCGCCCACTTCCTCGATTTTTGACGCCTCATACCATTTCGGCGGCACGGCCGCGTAGGCTTCGGCAAATCCTTGCTGCATGCGCTTGAAGCCCGTGTCCTCCAGTTTTTGTTCTCCCCGCTGGGGAAATTCCTTGCGTAAATCCTTGTCGATCTTGCCCACGTCGCGTTTGGCTTGCGCCAGGATATCGGCCGCGCTGGGCGCTGGCGGCGCCGTGATCGCTTCCGGCGTTGCCGGCGCCGGCGCCTGCTCGACGGCAGGTGGCGGCAAGGGGCGGCTGACGGGCGCCGGTATGGTTCGGCGCGGCACGTTTTCAGCGGCCGGTTTTGCGCTGCGCAAGGCTATCGGCCTGGGCGGCGCGGGGGCCGTGTAGCGCAGCCAGGCGATGGCCAGACCCTGCGGCAGGTGCTCGTCGGCGGCAAGGCGGGGACGCGACTGCAGGACGATGTAGGCCAGCCCCGCGTGCAGCAGGACGATCAGCAGCAGGCCGGGAGCGCGGCGGGGCAGGGGTGGCAGCGAGGTCATGGAGGGCAGGGTTGTTCAGGTACGCCAATGTATCTGAAGGATTTGATAATTGTCTAGAATGTCACAAGCGCTTACAAAAAAGTGCCGCATGGAAATTTCGACGCCGTGGCCGCTGGCGGGGAACCCTGCGCCGGCCTGGCGATCCAACTCCCAATACCATGGGAGGACACATCATGATGCAGGCAAAGGAAGTGGCACGGCGCTTTGGCGCCATCGAACACGCAATCGGCCAGGCGGCCCAGCTGTGCGGCAAGCAGCAGGGCATGCCCATGGACTTGAAGGATTGCATCAACCAGCTGGACCAGCAAAAGAGCGCCGTGCGGCAAGCCATCGACACGCAAGACGATGCGCGCATCCGGCAAGCCGTCGACCAGATGGAATCCTTGGGCGACCGCGCCAAGCGGGCCTGCGGCACGGCGGCCAGCGTCACGCCGGAAATGAAGAGCGCCGTGCTCAAGGTGCACGATGAGTTGTCGGACCTGAAGCACCAGCTGCATTAACCAGCTGCATTAGCTACATCTGGCGGAACAAATGCGCATATAAAGGGCTGACGCGCAGTTGCGCCGGGTGCTGGCGCAGGGTCAGCGACAGCTTGCCGGCCTCGTCGCGCACGGCCGTGGCGATGGCGCTGGCGTTGACGATGGTGCCCCGGTGGATTTGCCAGAATTGTTGCGGGTCCAGCTGGGGCAAGAGTTCCTTCAGGCTCGTGCGTATCAGCGCTTCGCTGTCCTGGCACACGACGTTGATGTATTTGTCCAGCGCTTCGAAATACACGACGTCGGCCAGCGCGATCATGCGCACGCTGTTGCCGACGGCGGCCCGTATCATTTGCAGGCGCGGGGCGGGCGGCAGCATGGCTTGCAGCTGGCTCAGCAGGCGGGCCATGTTGTCGTCGCTGGCGGACTGGGTTGCCTGCGGCGCTGGCGGCACCGTTTCGGCTGGCGCTGCTGTTGCAGTGGTTGCAGTGGTTGCAGCGGTGCCGCTGCCACCGCCGCTGTCGCGCAAGCGCTGCTGCAGCCGTTCCACCGTCTTGCCCAGTCGCGCATCGTTGACGGGTTTTAAGACGTAGTCGGCGGCCGCGTGCTCGAAAGCGGCCAGCGCATATTCGTCGTAGGCGGTCACAAACACGATGTGGGGAAACGCAACGCCGTCGGGCCACTGTTCCGCCAGTTCCTCGGCCGCTTCCAGGCCCGTCTTGCCTGGCATCTTGATGTCGAGAAAGAGGATGTCGGGTTGCAGCGCCAGGCCTTGCCGCAAGGCTTCCACGCCATTGGGGCAGGTGGCAACGATGTCGAGCTCTGGCCACAGCCGCTGCAAGGCGTGCGCGAGGGCGGCGGCGAGTATCGGTTCGTCTTCGGCGATCAGGGCGCGTGGCGCGCGTGGAGTGTATTGGCTCATGCGAGGGGACTCGTGATGGTGGATGGAAGGGGGAATGTCAGGCGGGCCGTCGCGCCCGCCGGATGGTTGGCGGCCAGCGACAGGCTGGCGGTATCGCCATGCATGCCGCGCAGGCGTTCGCGGATATTCGCCACGCCCAGGTGCGTGCCCTTGGTCTGGCCCGGATGGTCGAGGCCCAGGCCATCGTCGCTGACGGTAAGAATCAGCACGCCGCCGTCGGTGGCGGCCTGCACGTGGATATGGCCGCCTTCGATCTTCGGTTCCAGGCCATGCTGGATGGCGTTTTCCACCAGCGGCTGCAGCAGCATGGGCGGCACCTTGACCTGGCGCAAGGCATCGGGCAATTCCAGCGCAAAGCGCAGGCGCGCGCCCATGCGTATCGACATCAGGCCCAGGTAGGCTTGCATCAGGGAAAATTCCTGCTCCAGGGTGGTGGACTCGGCGCGCGAGGAAGAAAGCGTGGCGCGCAAATACTGGATCAGCTGGTCGAGCAGCAACTGGGCGCGCTCCGGATCAAAGCTGATCAGGCCCTGCAGGTTGGCCAGGGTATTGAACAGCATGTGCGGTTCGATCTGCGCCTGCAGCAGCTGCAGCTGGGCCTGCATGGCCTGGCGCGCCACGGATTCGGCGCGGGCTTTTTCCTCGGCTGCCGCCATTTGCAGGCGGGCAATCTTTTCGCGGCTGGAGAAAAACAGCACGGCGCCTCCCGTGGCCAGCAGGGTGAATACGAGTGTGCCCATCATTTGCGTGGGCAGCAGGTTTTCAAAGCCCCCCACGTCCACGCCCGTCAGCCAGCTGAACAGGGCCAAGCCCAATATTTGCGCCACGGGCACGGAAATCAGGATGATGAGCATGAAGGGCAGGAATCTGGGCCGCTGGTCCGCGCCCCATAACGTCAGGCGCACACCGTCGATCAGCAGGAAGGCGATCGTGCCGATGCACATCGAGGCGATCAGGTTTTGGCCAAAATGGCTGCCCGGATTGAGGATGAACGTGATGACAAGCGCGCAGATCACGTTCAGCGCCAGCGCGTAGCGGGCATCGTGCAGCATGCGGTAGTACGGAGACCTGGCCTTGGCTATTGGCGTATCGGCGGAGGGAGCGTCGGTTTTCATGGTGGTGTCTGCTAGTAGCGATGGGGCATTGTGTGCCAGCGCAGGCCAGGGCGCAACAGAGCTGCGACGAAACGGGACTGGCGCGCCGCCATTCACCGCGGCGCGTCGCCAAACGGGGCCGCTTTACTTTTCAGCATTGGCACGGGATAGTATGGCAAGACAGTCTTGCATCCATAAAATTGCGATAAAGGAAATCCCATGTGGCCCTATCCACGCACCCTGGCGCACCGCGGCGGCGGCACCCTGGCGCCTGAAAATACCCTGGCCGCCTTGCGCTGCGGCCTGGCCTACGGCTATCGCGCCGTGGAATTCGATGTCATGCTGGCGTCCGACGGCGTACCCGTCGTGGTGCACGACCCCGAGCTGGGCCGCACCGTGGCCGGCAGCGGCCATGTCAATGACTACACGGCCGCGCAGCTGGGAGCGATGGAGGCGGGCGCCTGGTTCGGCCCCGCATTCGCAGGCGAAGGCGTGCCCACGTTCGAGGCCGTGGTGGACTATTGCAAGGCGCAGCGCATCTGGATGAATATCGAAATCAAGCCGGCGCCCGGCTTCGACGTGCCCACGGGCAAGACCGTGGCGCGCGCTACGCGCGATTGTTTTGCAAAGGAAATTGCTGCAGGAGAGTTATTGCCGTTGCTATCATCGTTCAGCATCGCTGCATTGGACGCGGCGCGCGAGGCGGCCCCGGAACTGGCGCGCGGCTGGCTGGTCGAACAGATACCGGAAGACTGGGTGAAAAAGGCGAAGGAACTGGACGTGGTGGCCATCCATTGCGACCACCAGCAGCTGACGCCGGAACTGGCGCGAGAGGTCAAGGAGGCGGGATACGGGCTGTTCTGCTACACCGTCAACACGCCGGAGCGGGCCAGCGAGCTGCTGGCCTGGGGCGTGGATGGGTTTTGTACGGACAGGATCGACCTGATTACTGCGGTGGAATAATGTGATGAATACGCAGCGGAAATCCGGGGTCAGACCCGTCGGGTCTGACCCCAGCAGTTCGGCAGTTGTCGTCCAGAAAAAAGGTTAGAACGTTACACGCATGCCTACTGTCAAGTTACGTCCCATCAACGGCGCCGCATTCTTGATGAACGAGGTGTGGCTGTACGCCAATTCGTTCGTCAGGTTATTCGCCTTGATGTAGAACTGGGCCGGCGTCGTGCCGATGCGCGTGTCGTAGTTGGCGGACAGGTTCAGCATGTTGTAGCCCGGCGTTGCCGTTTCAAATGCTGCCACTTTATCCTGCTTGCCCACGCGGTAGAGCTCGGCCACGCCGCTCCACGCCTGCCAGTTGGCGTCGAACTTCACACCAAAACGCTGGGCCGGAATGCGCGGCAAGTTGCCACCATCGTTGGCCAGCTTGGCCCGCACGTAGTCGCCGAACACGCTGGCGCCGAACATGGGGTTCAACTGCTGGCGGATCTGCCCTTCGACGCCCGTGAACGTGGCGTCGCGCTGGGCGTACTGGATCAGCTGGAAGCCTTCGTGATTGTCCAGCGTGCTGCCGAAGATGTAGTTGTCGACCTTGTTGCGGTAGGCGCTGGCCGAGAACGTCGTGGCGCCCGCATATTTGCGCAAGGTTAAGTCGATATTGTTCGACGTTTCCTTGCCCAGGTTTTCATTGCCCAGCTCATACGTGGCTGTGGCCATGTGCACGCCGTGCGCATACAGTTCCTCGGCGCTGGGCAGGCGGTGCGTGCGCGAAATGGTCGAACCGAGCGAATACTGGGGCGCGAATTTCCACACGGCACCCAGGGAAATCGAGGTGCCCTTGGCGCTGCGGTCTTGCAAGGTGGCGCTGTCGACCGTGATGTCTTGCCATTCGTGGCGCAAGCCCGCTTCGAAGCGCCATTGGTCGAGCTTGTATTCTTCCACCAGGAAAGCCGCGTGTTTCTTTGTTACCGTCGGCGCCACGTACGCTTCTTCGCCCAAGGCGGAGAAATCGCGTTTCGACGTTTGCAGGCCGACCACGCCGCGCCAGCCGAAGACGGGATGGTGTTCCATTTCCAGGCGCGCGTCGTGGCCCTTGTTTTTAAACGTGGTGGCGATTTCCGTGCCTTCGATTTCATCGTGCTTGTAATCGGTGAACGCGGCGCGCAGGCGCAGCTTGGCGAAGCCGGGCACGGGGTCGCGCAGTTCGCTGCGCACATCCCAGCGTTCGCTCTTCAGTTTTACGTACGGCACGCTTTCGTGTTCATGCTCGTGCTCATGTTCCTCTTCGTCGCCATGGCCGTGGCCTTCGTGGCCGCCGCAATGCAGGTGCGTGCCGTGCGGGTGGCAGCTCTCGAATTCGTGGTTGTGGCCAGGTAAGCCATACTCCGCATGCTGGCTGGTGAAGGCCAGGCCCAGGAAGCCGCGCGATCCTACCCACGACACGCCCACGCTGCCCGTGTCCGTCTTGTTGTAGCTGCCGCCTACTTTCGAGCCGCCTTCCCAGCCGCTGCCGACCTTGTATTCTTTCGCGTCGCGCTTGACGCCTTCCGCGTGGAAGGCGATGTTGCCGGAGCCGCCAGTCACTTCAAAAGCGCCCGCCTTTTCGCGCGCGCCCGAGTTGGCGCGCACTTCCGCGCTGCCTTCCAAGCCCTTTGCCGGCACGCGCGTGGGGATTTTCTTGTCGATTACGTTGACGACGCCACCGACGGCGCCGCCGCCATACGCCAGCGCGGACGGGCCGCGCAAGACTTCAATCTGTTCCGACAGCATCGGTTCGGCCGCGACAGCATGGTCGGGGCTGATGGTCGATGCATCCTGCACTTCGGCGCCGTCGGACAGCACTTTCACGCGCGGGCCATCCATGCCGCGGATGATGGGACGGCTGGCGCCTGCGCCGAAATGGCTGGACGTGATGCCGGGCTGGCCGGCCAGCGTTTCACCGAGGGTCGCTGCCCTTGCCAGCACCAGTGCCTCGCCTTCGAGCACGGTGACGGGCGTGCTCATGTCGTCGCTGCCCAGGGCCAGCGCGCTGGCCGAGACGGTGACGGCAGGCAAGGTTGTCGCCTGCTGCGCCAGGGCGCTGGCAGGGGCGGCAAAGGCCAGCATGATGGCCAGCGCGACGGGAGTGGGTTGGTGAGGACGTACGGACATGGGCAAGATTTCCTTATCGGCTATCGGTGTTGGCAGGGTTGGGGCAGCGCGTGAAAAGGAAATAGCCTGCCCTAAGTTGATAATGATAACCCATTATCATTACTGTGTGACAGTTTTTCCGGGCGGTAGATAGAGGCGGATGGTGTATTCTGTCGGCTATGGAACGCACAACACGTCAAAAAACCGCTATTCAAGCCGCCATCGAGTCGGCCCAGCGCCCATTATCGGCGCAGGAAATCCTCGAACAGGCCAGCTTGCAGGTGACGCAGCTGGGTATTGCCACCGTTTACCGCAACTTGAAGTCCCTGGTGCTGGAAGAAAAAGTGCATGTGGTGACCTTGCCGGGTGAAAATCCGCGCTATGAGTCGAATGCTGTCGCCAATCACCACCACCACCATTTCCAGTGCACCACCTGCCAGCGCGTGTTCGACGTGCATGATTGCCCGGGTGACTTGAAGCGCATGGCGCCGCAAGGCTTTGTTGTCGAGCGCCATGAACTGACCCTGTACGGCCGCTGCGCCGACTGCAATGCGGCGGCCGGCGCCAGTGTGGCTGGCACAGCCCCGCACGCCTGCGCCAGCCACCACGACCCGGCTTGAGCGGGCAGGGCGGTATGCGTGGGCAGGCTTGCAACAATGCTGCCTGTCCGGCGCCAATTCCCGTACCCAGATCACGTATAATCTTCCCTTTAAAGCTGCCGCCACTCTTTGCCAAAAAAACATGAAATCAACTGAAATCCGCGACAAGTTCCTCAAATTTTTCGAGTCCAAGGGCCATTCCATCGTCCGTTCCAGCTCCCTGGTGCCAGGCAATGATCCGACCTTGCTGTTGACGAACAGCGGCATGGTGCAATTCAAGGACGTGTTTACGGGCACGGACAGCCGTCCGTACACGCGCGCCACCTCGGTGCAGCGCTGCGTGCGCGCCGGCGGCAAGCACAACGATCTGGAAAACGTCGGCTACACGGCGCGCCACCATACTTTCTTTGAAATGCTGGGCAACTTCAGCTTTGGCGACTATTTCAAGCGCGACGCGATTCAATACGCGTGGGAACTGCTGACCAAAGTCTATGGCTTGCCGGCTGACAAGCTGACCGTCACCGTGTACATCGAAGATGACGAAGCGTACGATATCTGGGCAAAAGAAATCGGCGTGCCCGTCGAGCGCATCATCCGCATCGGCGACAACAAGGGTGCGCGCTACGCATCGGACAATTTCTGGCAGATGGCTGATACGGGCCCATGCGGCCCATGCACGGAAATCTTCTATGACCACGGCGCCGACATTCCTGGCGGCCCGCCGGGCTCGCCTGACGAAGACGGCGACCGCTTCATTGAAATCTGGAATCTCGTGTTCATGCAGTTCAACCGCGACGAAGCGGGCGTCATGCACAAGTTGCCGAAGCCATGCGTCGACACGGGCATGGGCATGGAGCGCCTGGCCGCCGTGCTGCAGCACGTGCATTCGAACTATGAAATCGACCTGTTCCAGCACCTGATCCGCGCTGCCGCGCGCGAAACGGGCGCCACGGACCTGGAAAACAAGTCGCTGCGCGTGATCGCCGACCACATCCGCGCCGCCGCCTTCATGATCGTCGACGGCATCATCCCGGGCAGCGAAGGCCGCGCGTACGTATTGCGCCGCATCATCCGCCGCGCCCTGCGCCATGGCCACAAGCTGGGCCAGACGAAACCGTTCTTCTACAAGCTGGTGGCTGACCTCGCCATCGAGATGGGCGGCGCCTATCCAGAGCTGGAAGACGCGAAAGACAACGTCGCCAACATGCTCAAAGCCGAGGAAGAGCGTTTCGGCGAAACCCTGGAAACGGGCATGAAAGTGCTGGAAGCGCAGCTGGCCAAGGATGCCACGGGCATCGACGGCGCCACCGCGTTTACTTTGTACGAAACGTATGGCTTCCCGCCGGACCTGACGGCCGACATCTGCCGCGAACGCAACATCAGTTTCGACCAGGTGGGCTACGAGGTTGCCTTGAAGGAAAGCCAGGAACTGTCGCGCAAGGGCGGCAAGACGCACAAGGACAGCAAGGTCGAGTACACGGGCGAGAAAAACACATTCGTCGGCTACGACCAATTGACGTTCAGCGGCAAGGTCGTGGCGCTGTACGCGGCCGGCACGCAGGTCACGGAACTGAAGGCGGGCCAGGAAGGCATCGTCGTGCTCGACACCACGCCGTTCTACGCCGAATCGGGCGGCCAGGTGGGCGACCAGGGCGTGATCGCCTCGGGCGCGGGCAGCTTTGCCGTCAGCGACACGCTGAAAATCCAGGCGGACGTGTTCGGCCACCACGGCGTGCTGGAGTCCGGTGTATTGAAAGTGGGCGACGCCGTCTCGGCGCAAGTCGATACGGCCAAGCGCGCGCGCACCATCCGCAACCACTCGGCCACGCACTTGATGCACAAGGCTTTGCGCGAAGTGCTGGGCAGCCACGTGGCGCAAAAGGGCTCGCTGGTCGATCCCGATAAAACCCGTTTCGACTTCAGCCACCATGCGCCGATGACGGCGGAACAGATCGTCGCCGTGGAAACCATCGTCAACAAAGAGATCCTGGAAAACCGCGCCACGCAGGCGCACCTGATGTCGTTTGACGATGCCGTCAAGCATGGCGCGATGGCCCTGTTCGGCGAGAAATACGGCGACGAAGTGCGCGTGCTCGACATCGGCAGCTCGAAAGAGCTGTGCGGCGGCGTCCACGTGCAGCGCACGGGCGACATCGGCCTGTTCAAGATCATCGGCGAAAGCGGTGTTGCCGCCGGTATCCGCCGCGTGGAAGCGGTGACGGGCGAGGGCGCGCTGGCGCTGGTGCAAACCATCAACCGCC is a window of Janthinobacterium rivuli DNA encoding:
- a CDS encoding Fur family transcriptional regulator; this translates as MERTTRQKTAIQAAIESAQRPLSAQEILEQASLQVTQLGIATVYRNLKSLVLEEKVHVVTLPGENPRYESNAVANHHHHHFQCTTCQRVFDVHDCPGDLKRMAPQGFVVERHELTLYGRCADCNAAAGASVAGTAPHACASHHDPA
- the alaS gene encoding alanine--tRNA ligase; amino-acid sequence: MKSTEIRDKFLKFFESKGHSIVRSSSLVPGNDPTLLLTNSGMVQFKDVFTGTDSRPYTRATSVQRCVRAGGKHNDLENVGYTARHHTFFEMLGNFSFGDYFKRDAIQYAWELLTKVYGLPADKLTVTVYIEDDEAYDIWAKEIGVPVERIIRIGDNKGARYASDNFWQMADTGPCGPCTEIFYDHGADIPGGPPGSPDEDGDRFIEIWNLVFMQFNRDEAGVMHKLPKPCVDTGMGMERLAAVLQHVHSNYEIDLFQHLIRAAARETGATDLENKSLRVIADHIRAAAFMIVDGIIPGSEGRAYVLRRIIRRALRHGHKLGQTKPFFYKLVADLAIEMGGAYPELEDAKDNVANMLKAEEERFGETLETGMKVLEAQLAKDATGIDGATAFTLYETYGFPPDLTADICRERNISFDQVGYEVALKESQELSRKGGKTHKDSKVEYTGEKNTFVGYDQLTFSGKVVALYAAGTQVTELKAGQEGIVVLDTTPFYAESGGQVGDQGVIASGAGSFAVSDTLKIQADVFGHHGVLESGVLKVGDAVSAQVDTAKRARTIRNHSATHLMHKALREVLGSHVAQKGSLVDPDKTRFDFSHHAPMTAEQIVAVETIVNKEILENRATQAHLMSFDDAVKHGAMALFGEKYGDEVRVLDIGSSKELCGGVHVQRTGDIGLFKIIGESGVAAGIRRVEAVTGEGALALVQTINRRLVEAAQALKAQPEELTARIGQVQDHVKALEKELAALKSKLASGQGDELVTQAVDVNGIKVLAAVLDGADVARLRETMDKLKDKLKTAAIVLASVADGKVSLIAGVTADATSKVKAGELVNFVAQQVGGKGGGRPDMAQAGGTDPSGLADALAGVPAWVGERAK